Proteins found in one Abyssibius alkaniclasticus genomic segment:
- a CDS encoding VacJ family lipoprotein — protein MPLAIVNFRAVLLFGAVALSGCAGTGQTTGMNDGINDPFEPTNRSIHAFNKAVDGLILAPAAEIYSIVPPELREMLDNGAGNLGEPRNFVNHVLQGDPESAGVVLARFLLNSTVGIAGLGDPAAEIGLFSRTTDFGETMAVWGLPSGPYIELPFFGASSVRDSIGIVVDLAIDPLNYVITEEQAYYLLALRGLSLVGDRLAYADLVNTLLYESTDSYAAQRLAYIQNKRRAVAGETVVEDLDDPFAQ, from the coding sequence ATGCCTTTGGCGATTGTGAATTTTCGGGCCGTCCTGCTGTTTGGCGCTGTTGCGCTAAGCGGATGCGCGGGCACGGGCCAGACAACCGGCATGAATGACGGGATCAACGACCCGTTCGAGCCGACCAACCGCAGCATCCATGCGTTCAACAAGGCGGTCGATGGGCTGATTCTGGCGCCCGCCGCCGAGATTTACAGCATTGTGCCGCCCGAATTGCGCGAAATGCTCGATAATGGCGCGGGCAACCTTGGCGAGCCGCGCAACTTTGTAAACCATGTGCTGCAGGGCGATCCGGAATCTGCCGGTGTCGTGCTGGCGCGCTTCCTGCTCAACTCGACCGTGGGCATTGCCGGGCTTGGCGACCCGGCGGCTGAAATCGGCCTGTTCTCACGCACCACCGATTTTGGCGAGACGATGGCCGTCTGGGGTTTGCCCAGCGGCCCCTATATCGAGCTGCCCTTCTTTGGCGCAAGCTCTGTGCGTGATTCGATTGGCATTGTGGTAGATCTGGCGATTGACCCGCTGAATTACGTGATCACCGAAGAGCAGGCCTATTACCTGCTGGCACTGCGCGGCCTCAGCCTTGTGGGCGACAGGCTGGCCTATGCCGACCTGGTGAACACGCTTCTTTACGAATCGACCGACAGCTATGCCGCGCAGCGGCTGGCCTATATTCAAAACAAGCGCCGGGCCGTTGCCGGTGAAACCGTAGTCGAGGATCTTGATGACCCATTCGCACAATAA
- a CDS encoding thiamine pyrophosphate-binding protein → MQTGGQILAACLAKQGVRRIFGVPGESYLAVLDALVDHPEIALIGNRNEGGAAFMACAHGELTGAPGICFVTRGPGATNASIGVHSAMQGSVPMILFIGQIAREMRGREAFQAVDYRAFFGPIAKWVVEVDSPDRLPEIIARAFVVAQSGRPGPVVVALPEDMLTDMSDARPAPPVKLAEAAPSVDAIHELRRLLGRAERPLIVLGGGGWSAQGRADLAGFAEANHIPVATAFRFQDLIDHFSPSYCGDVGLGKTKAMRQALDEADLIFALNIRFGENTTDGYALWPVPRMGKVLVHSHASDAELGKIYQADLPIHAHPNALMAVLKGMDMRGAWADWCARCHEGYRASLTIPPQPGTLDMGRVVAHLQAVLPEAAILANGAGNFAIWSNKYFRFGPKARLLAPQSGAMGYGLPAAIAAKLECPDVPVVCFAGDGDFQMNLNELGTAMQHGAMPIVLIVNNGTYGTIRMHQERSYPARVSFTDIDNPDFVALARAYRAHAEQVTRTEDFPAAFARACASPTGAVLELVIDPESLTPGQTLSQMRAAGEAKNRI, encoded by the coding sequence ATGCAGACCGGCGGGCAGATTTTGGCGGCATGTTTGGCAAAGCAGGGCGTGCGGCGGATATTTGGCGTGCCGGGCGAAAGCTATCTGGCCGTGCTGGATGCGCTGGTCGACCACCCCGAAATTGCGCTGATCGGCAATCGCAACGAGGGCGGGGCCGCCTTTATGGCCTGCGCGCATGGCGAGTTGACGGGCGCGCCCGGGATATGCTTTGTCACCCGCGGCCCCGGTGCGACCAATGCCAGCATTGGTGTGCATTCGGCGATGCAGGGCTCGGTGCCGATGATCTTGTTCATCGGCCAGATTGCGCGCGAGATGCGCGGGCGCGAGGCTTTTCAGGCGGTGGATTACCGCGCGTTTTTCGGCCCCATCGCCAAATGGGTGGTGGAGGTGGACAGCCCCGACCGGCTGCCTGAAATTATTGCCCGCGCCTTTGTGGTGGCACAATCGGGCCGCCCCGGCCCGGTGGTTGTGGCCCTGCCCGAAGATATGCTGACGGATATGAGCGATGCGCGCCCCGCGCCGCCCGTCAAACTGGCCGAGGCCGCGCCGAGCGTTGATGCCATCCACGAATTGCGCCGCCTGCTTGGCCGCGCCGAGCGCCCGCTGATTGTGCTGGGGGGCGGCGGCTGGTCGGCCCAAGGCCGCGCCGATCTGGCAGGCTTTGCCGAAGCCAACCACATTCCCGTGGCCACGGCCTTTCGCTTTCAGGACTTGATCGACCATTTTTCGCCCAGCTATTGCGGCGATGTCGGGCTGGGCAAGACCAAGGCGATGCGGCAAGCCTTGGACGAGGCCGACCTGATTTTCGCGCTCAACATCCGCTTTGGCGAGAACACCACCGATGGCTATGCGCTTTGGCCGGTGCCGCGCATGGGCAAGGTGCTGGTGCATAGCCATGCATCGGATGCCGAGCTTGGCAAGATCTATCAGGCCGACCTGCCCATCCACGCCCACCCGAACGCATTGATGGCGGTGCTGAAGGGTATGGATATGCGCGGCGCCTGGGCCGATTGGTGCGCGCGCTGTCATGAGGGGTATAGGGCCAGCCTGACCATTCCGCCCCAGCCCGGAACGCTGGATATGGGCCGCGTTGTGGCGCATCTGCAAGCGGTGCTGCCCGAGGCCGCGATTTTGGCCAATGGCGCCGGAAATTTCGCGATATGGTCGAACAAATACTTCCGCTTTGGCCCCAAGGCGCGGCTGCTGGCCCCGCAATCGGGTGCAATGGGCTATGGCCTGCCGGCCGCGATTGCCGCCAAGCTGGAATGCCCGGATGTGCCGGTTGTGTGCTTTGCGGGCGATGGCGATTTCCAGATGAACCTCAACGAGCTGGGCACCGCCATGCAGCACGGGGCCATGCCGATTGTGCTGATCGTGAATAACGGCACCTATGGCACGATCCGTATGCATCAGGAGCGCAGCTATCCGGCGCGGGTCAGCTTTACCGATATCGACAACCCCGACTTTGTGGCGCTCGCGCGCGCCTATCGCGCCCATGCCGAGCAAGTGACCCGCACCGAAGACTTCCCCGCCGCCTTTGCCCGCGCCTGCGCCTCGCCCACCGGCGCCGTGCTGGAACTGGTGATCGACCCCGAAAGCCTGACACCGGGCCAGACGCTGAGCCAGATGCGCGCGGCGGGTGAAGCGAAGAATCGCATATGA
- a CDS encoding HlyD family type I secretion periplasmic adaptor subunit encodes MSARYSIRRHVALGFAALGLLLGGLGIWSVSVTISGAVVAGGQVMVASNRQVVQHPDGGVVGEILVADGDMVEAGQVLIRFDATLQRSRLAVLEGQINEILARRARLEAERDGLDALNLPPELADRADEPAIARLIAGQASLFQARATSLAGERAQLAERITQIENQIAGASAQRVALQTQLDLLQPELRDQQDLLSRGLTQAATVSALQREAARLAGSIGEIDASIAESRGRIAEIELDSLRLGSRFREEAITTLRDLDYSEIELRESRLSLLETLSRLDLRAPRAGIVYGLTVYAIRAVVQGAEPILYIIPQDSPLVIAARIPLIDIDQVYVGQQARLRFAAFDLRNTPELLGQITRISPDSLVDERGGFSYYAAELSLLPGELAKLGERQTLLPGMPVEAFIATRERTPLNYLVKPMADYFNRAFRED; translated from the coding sequence ATGAGCGCGCGTTACAGCATTCGCCGCCATGTGGCGCTTGGCTTTGCTGCCCTTGGCCTGCTGCTGGGCGGGCTTGGCATCTGGTCGGTTTCGGTCACGATATCGGGCGCGGTCGTGGCAGGCGGGCAGGTCATGGTTGCTTCGAACCGGCAGGTTGTGCAGCACCCGGATGGCGGCGTGGTTGGCGAAATTCTGGTCGCTGATGGCGATATGGTTGAAGCCGGGCAGGTGCTGATCCGCTTTGACGCAACCCTGCAGCGCAGCCGCCTTGCCGTTCTCGAAGGGCAGATCAACGAGATTCTGGCCCGCCGCGCGCGGCTGGAGGCCGAGCGTGACGGGCTGGATGCGCTGAACCTGCCGCCGGAACTGGCCGACAGGGCGGATGAGCCGGCAATCGCCCGGCTGATTGCCGGACAGGCCAGCCTGTTTCAGGCACGCGCCACCAGCCTGGCCGGCGAACGCGCGCAGCTTGCCGAACGCATTACGCAAATCGAAAACCAGATCGCCGGGGCCAGTGCGCAGCGCGTCGCCCTGCAAACCCAGCTTGACCTGTTGCAGCCCGAATTGCGCGACCAGCAAGACCTTCTGTCGCGCGGGCTTACCCAGGCCGCCACCGTATCTGCCCTGCAGCGCGAGGCGGCGCGGCTGGCCGGCAGCATTGGCGAGATTGATGCCAGCATTGCCGAAAGCCGCGGCCGCATCGCCGAGATCGAGCTTGACAGCCTGCGCCTCGGCAGCCGTTTTCGCGAGGAGGCGATTACCACCTTGCGCGACCTCGATTATTCCGAGATCGAACTGCGCGAAAGCCGCCTGTCGCTGCTCGAAACTCTGTCGCGGCTCGATCTGCGCGCCCCGCGCGCGGGCATCGTTTACGGGCTGACCGTTTATGCCATTCGCGCCGTGGTGCAGGGCGCCGAGCCGATTCTCTATATCATCCCGCAAGATTCGCCACTGGTCATTGCCGCCCGCATTCCGCTGATCGACATTGATCAGGTCTATGTCGGCCAGCAGGCACGGCTGCGCTTTGCGGCCTTCGATCTGCGCAACACGCCCGAGCTTCTTGGCCAGATCACCCGCATTTCGCCGGATTCGCTGGTCGATGAGCGTGGCGGATTTTCCTATTATGCCGCCGAATTGTCTCTGCTGCCGGGGGAGCTGGCCAAGCTGGGCGAAAGGCAAACCCTGTTGCCCGGAATGCCGGTGGAAGCCTTTATCGCCACGCGCGAGCGCACGCCGCTGAACTATCTGGTCAAGCCGATGGCCGATTACTTCAACCGTGCCTTCCGCGAAGACTAG
- a CDS encoding type I secretion system permease/ATPase, with product MRHARGGFWAIGVFSLFVNILMLTGPLFMLQIYDRVLGSRSEATLAALFALVAALFIIMGLLEHARGRIAGRIGASFQARLDARVFAAELDPGQQARNAGRPATGLADLEAMQRFLASPILLALFDMPWTPLFLAVIWMFHPLLFALALGGGLLLVALTLLSQITARSPGQSATRHARQADLTAETLRVHAETVRGLGMGEAALQRWQIDRQAGLNAQLGGADAAGSYASMAKVIRFFLQSAMLGLGAWLVLQDELTGGAMIAGSILLGRALAPVEVIIGQWAVAQRARAGWLALRALLGSAPVPAARTELPRPRAMLDVQNLTVVPPGGTMAALRTLNFRLEPGQALGVIGQSGSGKSTLARALTGIWQPAAGHMRLDGAALDQFSPAALGRHIGYLPQDVVLFAGTIAENIARLQAAPDDAAVVAAAQKAGAHELILALPQGYDTPVSPGSSRLSGGQKQRIGLARAMFGAPVLLVLDEPNSNLDAVGGNALNAAIRAHKSAGGAVIIMAHRPSGIAECELVLVMENGAARAFGPRDEVLKSQLQNYNQVAPGIGAKVAE from the coding sequence ATGCGCCATGCACGCGGCGGGTTCTGGGCGATCGGGGTGTTCAGTCTCTTCGTCAATATCCTGATGCTGACGGGCCCGCTCTTCATGCTGCAAATCTATGACCGTGTGCTTGGCAGCCGGTCGGAAGCAACCCTTGCGGCCTTGTTTGCGCTGGTGGCGGCGCTGTTCATCATTATGGGCCTGCTTGAACATGCGCGCGGGCGCATTGCCGGGCGGATTGGTGCCAGCTTTCAGGCGCGGCTCGATGCGCGGGTTTTTGCCGCCGAGCTTGACCCCGGCCAGCAGGCCCGCAACGCCGGACGGCCCGCAACCGGCCTGGCTGATCTCGAGGCGATGCAACGCTTTCTCGCCTCGCCCATTTTGCTGGCTTTGTTCGACATGCCCTGGACGCCGCTGTTTCTGGCGGTGATCTGGATGTTCCACCCGCTGCTTTTTGCGCTGGCCCTTGGTGGCGGGCTGCTTTTGGTCGCGCTGACGCTGCTGTCGCAGATAACGGCGCGCAGCCCGGGGCAAAGCGCCACGCGCCACGCGCGCCAGGCCGACCTTACGGCTGAAACGCTGCGCGTTCATGCCGAAACCGTGCGCGGGCTTGGCATGGGCGAAGCGGCCTTGCAGCGCTGGCAGATCGACCGGCAGGCGGGGCTGAATGCCCAGCTTGGCGGGGCCGATGCGGCGGGCAGCTATGCGTCTATGGCCAAGGTGATCCGCTTCTTCCTGCAATCGGCCATGCTGGGCTTGGGCGCCTGGCTGGTGTTGCAAGACGAGTTGACCGGCGGCGCGATGATCGCCGGCTCGATACTGCTGGGCCGCGCCCTGGCCCCGGTCGAGGTGATCATCGGCCAATGGGCAGTGGCGCAGCGCGCCCGCGCGGGATGGCTGGCACTGCGCGCCCTGCTGGGCTCTGCCCCCGTGCCTGCTGCGCGCACCGAATTGCCGCGCCCGCGCGCCATGCTCGATGTGCAAAACCTGACCGTGGTGCCGCCGGGGGGCACGATGGCCGCGCTGCGCACGCTGAACTTCCGGCTGGAGCCAGGGCAGGCGCTGGGGGTGATCGGGCAATCGGGCTCTGGCAAATCCACGCTTGCGCGCGCGCTGACCGGCATATGGCAACCTGCTGCGGGCCATATGCGGCTGGATGGCGCAGCACTGGACCAGTTTTCGCCCGCCGCGCTTGGCCGCCATATCGGCTATCTGCCGCAGGATGTGGTGCTGTTTGCAGGCACGATTGCTGAAAATATTGCCCGTTTGCAGGCTGCGCCGGATGATGCCGCCGTGGTTGCCGCCGCGCAAAAAGCTGGCGCGCACGAGCTGATTCTGGCACTTCCCCAAGGTTATGACACGCCGGTTTCCCCCGGCAGCAGCCGCCTGTCGGGCGGGCAAAAGCAGCGTATCGGGCTGGCCCGCGCCATGTTCGGCGCGCCCGTGCTGCTGGTGCTGGACGAGCCGAATTCCAACCTCGATGCCGTGGGTGGCAACGCGCTCAACGCCGCCATTCGCGCCCATAAGTCCGCCGGCGGTGCTGTTATCATCATGGCGCATCGCCCCTCGGGCATTGCGGAATGCGAGCTGGTTCTGGTTATGGAAAATGGTGCAGCCCGCGCCTTTGGCCCGCGCGACGAGGTGCTGAAATCGCAGCTCCAAAACTACAATCAGGTCGCACCCGGCATTGGTGCAAAGGTGGCGGAATGA
- a CDS encoding MlaC/ttg2D family ABC transporter substrate-binding protein, producing the protein MTHSHNNPSRRFVLAGAAALVALPKGALALTADQSASFVQTVINEVLGIINSGQSESQVLPRFKTLFGRYADIPTIARSVLGPPYRAASGGQQRAFNEAFQNYMSSKYGRQFNDYRGADITIVRVREAGNAQFLVESQVRQPGKSPFALEWHVFDSGGRPKVFDLIIEGIRMISSEREEVRAMLEAERGDLAALTRRLNAY; encoded by the coding sequence ATGACCCATTCGCACAATAATCCGAGCCGCCGTTTCGTTCTTGCCGGGGCAGCCGCCCTAGTCGCTTTGCCCAAAGGCGCACTGGCGCTGACAGCCGATCAGTCGGCCAGTTTCGTGCAGACCGTGATCAACGAAGTGCTTGGCATCATCAATTCCGGCCAGTCGGAATCGCAGGTTTTGCCGCGGTTCAAAACGCTGTTTGGCCGTTATGCCGATATTCCGACCATCGCGCGTTCGGTGCTTGGCCCGCCCTACCGCGCTGCCTCTGGCGGCCAGCAGCGCGCCTTCAATGAAGCGTTCCAGAACTACATGTCATCCAAATACGGGCGCCAGTTCAACGATTATCGCGGCGCTGATATTACCATCGTGCGGGTGCGTGAGGCGGGAAATGCGCAGTTTCTGGTCGAATCACAGGTGCGCCAGCCGGGCAAATCGCCCTTCGCGCTGGAATGGCACGTGTTTGATTCCGGTGGCCGGCCGAAAGTGTTCGACCTGATCATCGAAGGTATTCGCATGATTTCGAGCGAGCGTGAGGAAGTGCGCGCCATGCTTGAAGCCGAGCGTGGCGATCTGGCCGCACTGACCCGCCGCCTGAACGCCTATTGA
- a CDS encoding NAD-dependent epimerase/dehydratase family protein, with protein MPDYNRILITGAAGSLGGHLRRGLAPLASHLRLVDRVDMGAAGPNEEIRQIDLADRAAAMDATRDCDAIVHFGAPPREQTFEEIVSDTMPASYHMYEGARLHGVKRVIYASSIHAIGFHEVNKIATTDMPHRPDTFYGMTKCFTENLASMYWDKFGLESVCLRIASCFPEPSNRRLLWSWLSFDDMVRLVTAALTAPRVGFSVIYGTSDNSQQGVDNSKASHIGYRPQDSADAFAAKVLAATERPDPDAFVSRVIGGEFAAHPHPDDVKK; from the coding sequence ATGCCCGATTACAACCGCATTCTCATCACCGGCGCGGCTGGCAGCCTTGGGGGGCATTTGCGGCGTGGGTTGGCGCCCTTGGCCAGTCATTTGCGGCTGGTGGACCGTGTGGATATGGGCGCGGCTGGCCCGAATGAGGAGATCCGGCAGATTGATCTGGCTGATCGTGCAGCCGCGATGGATGCCACCAGGGATTGTGATGCCATCGTGCATTTCGGCGCGCCGCCGCGTGAGCAGACGTTTGAGGAGATCGTATCCGACACCATGCCCGCCAGCTACCATATGTATGAGGGCGCGCGGCTGCATGGGGTGAAGCGGGTGATCTATGCCAGCTCGATCCACGCCATCGGCTTTCACGAGGTGAACAAGATCGCCACCACCGACATGCCCCACCGGCCCGACACGTTTTATGGCATGACCAAGTGTTTCACCGAGAACCTTGCCAGCATGTATTGGGACAAGTTCGGGCTGGAAAGCGTGTGTTTGCGCATCGCCTCGTGCTTTCCCGAGCCGAGCAACCGGCGGCTTTTGTGGAGCTGGCTGAGCTTTGATGACATGGTGCGCCTTGTCACCGCCGCGCTGACCGCGCCGCGCGTCGGCTTTTCGGTGATCTATGGCACCTCGGACAATTCCCAACAGGGGGTGGATAATTCCAAGGCCAGCCATATCGGCTATCGCCCGCAAGACAGCGCCGATGCCTTTGCCGCCAAGGTTCTTGCTGCCACCGAACGGCCCGACCCGGATGCCTTTGTGTCGCGCGTGATCGGCGGCGAGTTCGCCGCGCATCCACACCCGGACGATGTGAAGAAATAG
- a CDS encoding transglycosylase domain-containing protein: MIRGIWRGFWRIVWWLTWRGALLGALGMAVWVGWYAAKLPAMEDLLDARSGGSVQLMDRDGNIFAWRGEQFDGSLRAGTVSPHLRNAVIATEDKRFYSHLGVSPRGIASAIRINLSEGRGALEGHGGSTITQQVAKLLCLGVEISQGQSQAEYEAECRRSSMWRKIQEVPFSLAMEFMYDKNDILSIYLNRAYLGAGAYGFEAAAQRYFGVSARDVNPSQAAMLAGLLTAPTRFAPTTNLERAQERAAIVIGLMREQGYLTEIEASIALANPATLSPAAREPVGGYFADWVMSEAPEYLTTETSEDVQILTTFDPEIQAAAETAMAEIFDARLSEDSVAQAAIVVMSADGAVRAMVGGREPNDQGGLFNRATQATRQTGSSFKPFVYAAALEAGFSPNIYVEDQPISIDLPGQPPYRPENYSREYAGLMTMTEAMSRSINTIAVRISEEVGRERVRAMAMDFGITTPLAEGPAVALGASDARLIEMTGAYAGFLNGGRYTRPYGWLDLRLAGSSTVLMSAEREQGRRILSEQAAGYLVYMLGQVVELGSGRRANIPGWQVGGKTGTTQGGRDAWFIGFTADYVTGVWMGNDDNTPLVGVTGSSLPAEIWHDVMVRVHENRTPRPLPMIVPPPARPLSELDQPIEPETQNLLDILLNGPNNR; the protein is encoded by the coding sequence ATGATCCGGGGCATCTGGCGCGGTTTCTGGCGGATTGTCTGGTGGCTTACCTGGCGCGGCGCGCTACTCGGCGCGCTTGGCATGGCGGTCTGGGTGGGCTGGTATGCCGCCAAACTGCCAGCAATGGAAGATTTGCTGGACGCGCGCAGCGGCGGTTCGGTGCAGTTGATGGACCGTGATGGCAATATTTTTGCCTGGCGCGGCGAACAGTTTGACGGCAGCCTGCGCGCCGGAACGGTCTCGCCCCATTTGCGCAATGCGGTGATTGCCACGGAAGACAAGCGTTTTTACAGCCATCTGGGCGTGTCGCCGCGGGGTATTGCCAGCGCCATCCGTATCAATCTCAGCGAGGGGCGCGGCGCGCTGGAAGGGCATGGCGGTTCCACCATCACCCAGCAGGTGGCCAAGCTTTTATGCCTTGGCGTGGAAATTTCCCAAGGGCAAAGCCAGGCCGAATACGAGGCAGAATGCCGCCGCTCCAGCATGTGGCGCAAAATTCAGGAAGTGCCGTTCTCGCTGGCGATGGAATTCATGTATGACAAGAATGACATCCTGTCGATCTACCTGAACCGCGCCTATCTGGGGGCCGGGGCTTATGGATTTGAGGCCGCCGCACAACGTTATTTCGGCGTTTCGGCACGCGATGTGAACCCGTCGCAAGCCGCAATGCTGGCCGGCTTGCTGACCGCGCCCACCCGCTTTGCGCCCACCACAAACCTTGAACGTGCCCAGGAACGCGCCGCCATTGTCATCGGGCTGATGCGCGAACAAGGCTATCTGACCGAGATCGAAGCCAGCATCGCACTGGCGAACCCGGCAACGCTTTCACCAGCGGCACGCGAGCCCGTGGGCGGGTATTTTGCCGATTGGGTCATGTCTGAAGCGCCTGAATATCTGACCACGGAAACCAGCGAAGATGTGCAGATTCTGACAACATTCGACCCCGAAATCCAGGCTGCGGCCGAAACGGCGATGGCAGAGATTTTCGATGCACGCCTGTCCGAAGATTCGGTAGCGCAAGCGGCGATTGTGGTCATGTCGGCCGATGGTGCCGTGCGCGCAATGGTGGGCGGGCGCGAGCCGAATGATCAGGGCGGCTTGTTCAACCGCGCCACCCAGGCCACCCGGCAAACCGGCTCATCCTTCAAGCCCTTTGTCTATGCAGCGGCGCTGGAAGCCGGGTTTTCACCCAATATCTATGTCGAAGACCAGCCGATTTCGATCGATCTGCCGGGCCAGCCGCCCTATCGGCCCGAAAACTATTCGCGCGAATATGCCGGGCTGATGACGATGACCGAGGCGATGAGCCGCTCGATCAACACCATCGCGGTGCGCATATCCGAAGAGGTGGGCCGCGAACGTGTGCGCGCAATGGCAATGGATTTTGGCATTACAACGCCGCTGGCCGAAGGCCCGGCCGTGGCGCTTGGCGCATCGGATGCGCGGCTGATCGAGATGACCGGCGCCTATGCGGGCTTTTTGAATGGCGGGCGCTATACCCGCCCCTATGGCTGGCTGGATTTGCGTCTGGCGGGCAGTTCGACCGTGCTGATGAGCGCCGAACGCGAACAGGGCCGCCGTATTCTCAGCGAGCAGGCTGCGGGCTATCTTGTATATATGCTTGGTCAGGTCGTGGAGCTTGGATCGGGGCGCCGGGCCAATATTCCCGGCTGGCAGGTGGGCGGCAAAACCGGCACCACACAGGGCGGTCGCGACGCCTGGTTCATTGGCTTCACGGCTGATTATGTCACCGGTGTCTGGATGGGCAATGATGACAATACCCCGCTGGTCGGGGTTACAGGCAGCTCGTTGCCCGCCGAAATCTGGCATGATGTCATGGTGCGCGTGCATGAAAACCGCACACCCCGCCCGCTACCGATGATCGTGCCGCCACCGGCGCGCCCGCTCAGCGAGTTGGACCAGCCCATCGAACCGGAAACGCAGAATTTGCTGGATATCCTGCTCAACGGCCCGAACAACCGTTGA
- the rpe gene encoding ribulose-phosphate 3-epimerase, with amino-acid sequence MFDRSIKIAPSILSADFANLGAEIRAVEAEGADWIHVDPMDGHFVPNLTIGPNVVAAIRPHVKTFMDVHLMIAPADPYIEAFAKVGSDMITIHAESGPHLHRSLQAVRGFGKKAGVALNMTTPISHIEHILDAVDMVLIMTINPGFGGQKFTHSMVGKVRDMRRMIGDRPIHIQVDGGIDPTTAPLVAAAGADVLVAGSAVFKGGSVDTPQVYGDNMRAIRAAAEAAQA; translated from the coding sequence ATGTTTGACCGTTCCATCAAGATCGCCCCCTCCATCCTGTCTGCCGATTTTGCCAATCTCGGTGCCGAAATCCGCGCGGTTGAAGCCGAAGGCGCCGACTGGATCCATGTGGACCCGATGGATGGGCATTTCGTGCCGAACCTCACCATTGGCCCCAACGTCGTTGCCGCCATCCGCCCGCATGTGAAAACCTTCATGGATGTGCATCTGATGATCGCCCCCGCCGACCCCTATATCGAGGCTTTCGCCAAGGTGGGTTCAGACATGATCACCATTCACGCCGAATCCGGCCCGCATCTGCACCGCAGCCTGCAGGCGGTGCGCGGTTTTGGCAAGAAAGCCGGTGTGGCGCTTAACATGACCACGCCGATCAGCCATATCGAACATATTCTCGACGCGGTCGATATGGTGCTGATCATGACAATCAATCCCGGCTTTGGCGGCCAGAAATTCACGCATTCGATGGTTGGTAAAGTCCGCGATATGCGCAGAATGATCGGCGATCGCCCCATCCATATTCAGGTGGATGGGGGGATTGACCCGACCACCGCGCCGCTGGTGGCCGCCGCTGGCGCCGATGTGCTGGTCGCAGGCTCGGCTGTGTTCAAGGGCGGCTCGGTCGACACGCCGCAGGTTTATGGCGACAATATGCGCGCCATTCGTGCAGCAGCCGAGGCGGCACAGGCCTAG
- the mnmD gene encoding tRNA (5-methylaminomethyl-2-thiouridine)(34)-methyltransferase MnmD: MQNPEIAWLAGDVPLATAFDDPYFSRENGPAETAHVFLAGNGLPGRFAPGFHIAELGFGTGLNALMAGQAWGQAGCAGRLDYTAFEAFPLGAAATARALSAWAFPDKAALLDGLAAGTVCIQTQSLNLRLVLGDARQTLLCESFKADAWFLDGFSPAKNPELWGPELMQQVARCTAPKGRFATYTAAGHVRRALDAAGFEVARMPGYGRKKHMSCGRLRGG; encoded by the coding sequence GTGCAAAACCCTGAAATCGCGTGGCTTGCTGGCGATGTGCCGCTGGCCACGGCCTTTGACGATCCGTATTTTTCGCGCGAGAACGGTCCGGCGGAAACCGCGCATGTATTCCTGGCCGGCAATGGCTTGCCGGGCCGGTTTGCGCCCGGTTTTCATATTGCCGAGCTGGGGTTCGGCACAGGGTTGAATGCGCTGATGGCCGGGCAGGCCTGGGGGCAAGCGGGCTGCGCGGGGCGGCTGGACTATACCGCCTTTGAAGCCTTTCCGCTTGGGGCTGCGGCGACAGCGCGGGCGCTTTCGGCTTGGGCGTTTCCCGACAAGGCTGCGCTTCTGGATGGGCTGGCGGCGGGGACAGTCTGCATTCAGACACAATCGCTGAACCTGCGCCTGGTGCTGGGCGATGCGCGCCAAACGCTGCTGTGCGAATCCTTCAAGGCCGACGCCTGGTTTCTGGACGGGTTCAGCCCCGCCAAAAACCCCGAACTGTGGGGGCCGGAGCTGATGCAGCAGGTTGCGCGCTGCACGGCGCCAAAAGGGCGCTTTGCCACCTACACCGCCGCTGGCCATGTACGCCGCGCGCTGGACGCTGCCGGGTTCGAGGTGGCGCGGATGCCGGGATACGGGCGCAAGAAGCATATGAGTTGCGGGCGGTTGCGCGGTGGATAG